From the Oryctolagus cuniculus chromosome 17, mOryCun1.1, whole genome shotgun sequence genome, the window GCCTTGGCCCCCGAGGCATTACACAGCTATGTGCAAGGGACGCATCAGCCTGGGATGAGATACCACCAGGGCACGGGTTCTGGGAGTGAAGCTGCCTCTTCAAGGATGCAGGGGGTCTCTGAGGATAAGGGGTTCCCCAGGAGCGCTCACTGGTCAGGGCCCTGCCGTACCCAATCAGAGTGGCCGGGATGAGGAGGAGGCCAGCTcccaggaggaaggggaagcCCTTCATGAAGTTCAGCGTGGCGGGGTAGAGAGAGTTGAAGATGCCGGAGGCCGTGAGCATGGCCAGGTTGTtcacacaggccacagcagagaagagaGCACCTGTGAAGAAACGAACACCGCACTCCGGGGTCTGAAAGGCCCAGCTGTCCACCCCAGTACCACGGCCTCGGGGCTGTGTGACCGGGGCAGTcacttctccttcctcccctgtaAATACTACCACATCATGTGTTGGGATTCCATAAGGCCACTCATGGGAGGCACCTGGCCCAGAAGGGCTGCCAAATACTTGGTTGTTATTAAATACACATTAAAAGCATGTGTGATCTCGTCTAACACAAGCCTGATGAACTCCCTTGCTTTGGTTTATCCTGTTCGGCGCCCTCTCCTGCCTGGGAttaaccactggtttgagtcccaggtccaACACTTAACAGCTGTGCGATCACTGAACACTTGGCCTTCTGGGCTGTGTTCCTGCTCTGACAAATAAGGACAGAATCCATCTCACAGACTGGCAGCGACACGAGGTTCACACGCAGTGCACCCACCGGGGCCTGGCCCCAGAGGCAGCTGTTGGTGAGAGCGGTTCTTTCCTCCCGTTTGCCTGGCAGCTCTGGACACAGCACAGGTGCTGCAAAAGGGTTAACTGAGTGAGTGGATGAAGGCACATGGGTTCTGGGGGCACCAGAGCCCAGGGTGGGCTGTGCCTGGCACCAGCAGGTCCTCCTTCCAGGGCAGATGGGGAAAACTGAATGAGCCGGCTGTTTCCAGACGGGCTATACAGGCCCCGAAGCCTGAGCAGCTGTTCCTTGTAGACATGCCAGCAGAACCCACAGATGGCAAAGTGAGCGCTGACCCAAAAGAAGCTGGGCCGGAACTCTGTGAGAAGGACCTGCAGGTGTCTTCGTGAGCAAACCACTCGCGTCACAACGAGGAAACCGAAGTCGgcgacagagccaggactgaaccccagAGCTGAGACCCCTGGCCTTAACAACCGCCCTTGGAGTGCACCCTGGCTCCACCATTCACCTTGGGCGAATCACTTCACCCTCCAGGCCTGTTTCTGCATCTGTCACTTGGAAACAATGAAGCCTCTGTCACAAGGTCCTTTGCTTCCTCTGGGCTTACATACTCTGACCCCATGAAGCAGGAAACGTGGCATCATTGTGCCCATTTTACATATGGGAGAGCTGAGGTCTGGACAGAGTAAGTGCCCTAGTTATCCTGTGCTCTGCTGAATGCAAGTTCCAACTCTGATGTGAAAACCCAAGGTGGCGTAGACCTCCACCAGCCCCGGGCAACTGGACACAAGTCCGTCTGTCTCGGCCATTTACTTctccaggggaggagggaggagggcgagCTGCCCACCAGCCACAGGGGCCTGTCTGCCTGGTCCAGGCTACCCTGGACCTGAGGAACCTGACACTCACCCTGCTCCGACTCGCTCACCAGCCTGGACAGCTTGGCCCGGATGATGGGTGTGATGACCAGTGACAGGAAGAGCAGCCCGTACCCTGGGGAGAAATAAGAGCTCGTCAGGAAAACGGGGTTGGAGAAAGGGATGCCCATATCTTGATTtggacttctggcttctggcaccaTGAGAGTGAATTTCTGTTGCTCACACCAGTGTGTGTGGCCTCATACAGCCCCTGCAGGAGACAAGTGCCAGCGAGGAGGGGTGCGGCTCGGCGAGGACCCAAGAGTTCCTTCCACAGCCGGTCATGTCCAGGCTGACACCCACCATGTACCCCAGGACCGTTTCTCGCCCTCGTGCGACTGCTATCTCCTCAGCACTGCAGAGTCCGTGAGCTCAGTGCCCCCTCTGAACGCACACCGAGAGCGCCCAGAACAATGACAGCGCCTGCACACTCCAAGCAGCCGGGTTGAAAGCTGTGGTACTGAATGGCTGACTTGGTACACAAATTTGAGGGCTCAAACTGTCCCTTCTAAAAAGTTAACTTCCTCATTGTCTGGCCAGCTACCCTTTGCccattccaaaaagaaaaagaaaaggaggaagcagagaggggaaggagaaggcagaTGAGAAGAGGAACTCAATAAGCAGGAATCTCCTGTGCGTGGTCTAAGAAGACTgtcttgggctggcgctgtggcgtagtgcgtaaagctgctgcctgcagtgccagcatcccatatgggtgccagttccagtcccagctgctccacttctgatccagctctctgctgtggcctgggaaagcagtagaaggtggcccaagtccttgggcccctgcacccacatgggagaccgggaggaagctccaggctaagtgaaccagcagatggaagacctttctttctctctctgcctctccttctctctgtgtgtaactctgactttcaaatagattgttggaaaaaaaaaaaaaaaaagaggaagacgactgcttttttaaaaaaatcccagagatggagccagcatcatggcacagcaggtaaagccgcagcctgtgacaccacagcccggctgctctgcttcagatccagctccctgctaatgtgcctgggaaaaagcagcggaagatggcccaagcatctgggcccctgcacccatgtgggagactcagatgaagaaacccctggttcctggctcctggcttcagcctggctcagccctggacattgtggcttctaggggtgaaccagcagatgggagatctctttcaaaataataaataaataaataaatcttaaaaaaaaaaatcctggggccggcgctgtggcataggctaagcctccacctgtggcgccagcatcccatatgggtgctggttcaagtcttgctgctctaattccaacccagctccctactaatagcctgggaaagcagtgggagatgacccaagtgcttgggcccctgcacccacacgggagacccagaagaagctcctggcttcacattggtccagctctggccattgcagccatttgggaagtgaatcagcagacagaagacctgtctctctgtctttccctctctctgtaaccctgcctctcaaataaattaataaatctttaaaaaaaaaatcccaaaggtGGCCAAGGGTACCTGAGGGAGGTCCTGTGGTTCTTATCAGAGCAGTAACAGGCATTTAATGACGTGGACTTTGTTTAAGAACACCGTGAATCGGGTGTAGAAGGCCAAGGGGTGAAGCAATTAGTGTGTGAGCCATGCTTTTGTCTTCTGCTCTGTATTACTAATAGTTACGGTTGATAATGTGGGTTAATCACTTTGGCTACTGAAGGCCTATTCTGGCCATATATCACAGATGACATTAATCCAGTGCAGGTTGCGGCCATGACACCGGCATGAGCCACAtttgggggcagagaggggctggcccCCAATTTTCACCCAGTGCCTTTGGATCAAGCTGTGGGCCCACACACGTTACCTGTGAACATGAGGGGCGTGACGGTGGCGAACGCAAAGACCACCATCCCCACGATGTTGAAGGCCAGGCCGATCTCAGCCACCCAGCTGTCGGTCaggcagcactgcaggaggcgcaGGCCCAGCAGGCTGGTGAGGTAGGGGAGCTGCTGGGCTGCAGACCCGTAGCCGATGAGCCTGGAGTCCCAGCAGAGGGGTGAGCTCAGCTCATAGAGGGTCAGGATGTCCTGAGCCCCAAAGTGCACAGCGAGCACCACGAAGATGGACAGCGAGTACAGGGCTAACTGCTTCCTGGACTTCTGCGGGGAGGGCACCGCGTACAGCTGGATAATGGATCGGTGGTGACGGAGCGTGAAGAGCCGGGCGGGCTCCGGCTCCTTCAGGGTCTCACCGAAGCAGAACGCTGCGTAGAGAGCCATGGCTATcagcaaggccaaggccagccaGAAGGGGTTGGTATAACCCTGGGCCCGCAGCCAGTGGCCCCCAAGGAGGCTCGCCAGCATCCCCGCCACACCGATGCAGGCTTCCAGCACGGCCATCCGGAAGGTGCGGCTGCGCCTGGAGCTGACATCTGCCACGGAGgcaaagctggcagccaggaggccCCCGAAGTCCCCCAGGAAGGCACACAGGATGCGGCCCAGCACGAAGAAGCCGACGTGGAGCTCCAGCTGCACCACAAAGATGGACACCACGACCTGGGCCAGCAGGCCGAGCGAGGACAACACCAGCAGGGGCCGGCGGCCCACGCGGTCACTCCAGGCTCCCAGCAGGGTGGACGAGAAGAGCCCCACCAGGAAGCCTCCCAGGTTCATGTAGAGGGTCCAGTGGGAGGTAAGGGTCTCCACTCTCTGTGGGGACAAAATTGGGAGGCTGTGGTCACTCCCTGACTGCCCACCCTTGGGCACACGGCCAAGAAGAGGGCTCGAGGGATGAGGCCGCTCTCTGGAGCCCTACAACTCAGGGCCTCTCAGGACCACGGCACTGGAGGGGGTGTGCGAACTGGACCCAGGGCCCAAGCCCCTACCCCTTCGGTTAACCCTCCAGCCAGGCTCTACCCCTCTCAAGCCCACTTCGccccggccctgctccccaccttcTTAGCACAGTCCCAGACGCCCCCCACCTTCCCGCGGGCCCCGCCCCTCGGCTGCCCCCGCAGgctcgcgcgcgcgcgcgctccgggcccgccccctgcccgcctCTCGCTCCTCCCGGCCATCGCGTACCTGCATCGTCGGGTTCGCGCTGTGGTTGCCGCAGCCCCCCCTGTCGCGGGTGCCATTGTAGCCAAGGTCGGCGCTGAAGCGGTGCCATAGGTACTGCGTGGTGAGCGGGCCCTGCAGGACCAAGGCAAAGTTAGCCAGGAACACTAGCGGCTCCACGGGGCCGCGGCAGAGCGCGGCCGTCACGGAGCGGGTGCGCGGCGCGCTCGGGGGGCTCGCGCGCCCCTCCATGCGCGTGCGCGGCGGGGACGGCGCGTGGCTCGCTCGCTGCCCGGGACCGGCGTCTGGAGCGCGCGTCTGCTCTGTCTGCGCGTGCGCCCGGTGCTCCTTCTTAAAGtctggcggggcggggcctgggaccTCCGGCCCCCAGACTCGTCCAGCCCGCTCTGGGCCGGGTGTGGACCGGCCGGGGGCCCTGCGGCCCCGGCCCGCTGAGTGACCTCATCTGTATCGTGCGCAGAGCTGTTGCCCTGAAGCCCTGGACCCTGAAACACGCTGAACACTAACGAGAACATcaataattaacatttattgagcacttactatgtgctggACACGGTATTGAGCTCTCTGCGCACATTAATCTCCCGATAGCCTTGTAGGCTAGATGCTGTTAACGACCCGATGTACAGATTTGGAAGTTAGGTCAACGGGCGCTCGAGGCGCACACCCGCCTCCGGATGCCCACACTGGTGTTCTGGGCCATGACGCCGAGGGCATGCGGGGGTGCGAGCGCCGCCAAGCCGCGCCGTCCTCTCAGgtgtgcccctgcctctctgtgcctctgtttcttcGTCTGCAGAGGGGGTGCAGACAGAACCGGCCCGAGAGAGCCGCGAGGGAACAGAGCCATGAGCGTTACTGACAAGCTGTCACTTGCTCCCTCGCGTCCTCTGATCCTTTTCTGCGACGCTCGTCGTGTTTCAGGGCCGAGGGTCCGAGTCTGCAAGAGGAGAGCCTGGGGCGGCCCTGCGTGCGGCCGGTGCCGGGTGCTCCCACTGTAGGAATTAGGCCAGGAGGCAGTGCCTGCTGTGCTGCTGAGCAGCTCAGACCTGTTTGGGCTTCTGTTTTATTGCCTGTGAAAGGCAAGGCGACAGCAGTGCCTGCCTTGCTccccactcactcattcattcattcattcattcatttgtgggACGCCCATCTATGCCAGGAGGGAGCACTGTGAACATGGCAGGGAAGGAAATAGCAAAGCCCTCACCAAGTGCAGCCGTTTGT encodes:
- the SLC46A1 gene encoding proton-coupled folate transporter isoform X1, coding for MEGRASPPSAPRTRSVTAALCRGPVEPLVFLANFALVLQGPLTTQYLWHRFSADLGYNGTRDRGGCGNHSANPTMQRVETLTSHWTLYMNLGGFLVGLFSSTLLGAWSDRVGRRPLLVLSSLGLLAQVVVSIFVVQLELHVGFFVLGRILCAFLGDFGGLLAASFASVADVSSRRSRTFRMAVLEACIGVAGMLASLLGGHWLRAQGYTNPFWLALALLIAMALYAAFCFGETLKEPEPARLFTLRHHRSIIQLYAVPSPQKSRKQLALYSLSIFVVLAVHFGAQDILTLYELSSPLCWDSRLIGYGSAAQQLPYLTSLLGLRLLQCCLTDSWVAEIGLAFNIVGMVVFAFATVTPLMFTGYGLLFLSLVITPIIRAKLSRLVSESEQGALFSAVACVNNLAMLTASGIFNSLYPATLNFMKGFPFLLGAGLLLIPATLIGYGRALTSERSWGTPYPQRPPASLKRQLHSQNPCPGGISSQADASLAHSCVMPRGPRPKAEAEGRMDHADHKAVFPPPVCVIPLCSHFTAGPVVVEPG
- the SLC46A1 gene encoding proton-coupled folate transporter, whose product is MAVLEACIGVAGMLASLLGGHWLRAQGYTNPFWLALALLIAMALYAAFCFGETLKEPEPARLFTLRHHRSIIQLYAVPSPQKSRKQLALYSLSIFVVLAVHFGAQDILTLYELSSPLCWDSRLIGYGSAAQQLPYLTSLLGLRLLQCCLTDSWVAEIGLAFNIVGMVVFAFATVTPLMFTGYGLLFLSLVITPIIRAKLSRLVSESEQGALFSAVACVNNLAMLTASGIFNSLYPATLNFMKGFPFLLGAGLLLIPATLIGILEKASSRLEFQQFPQSPELPGPEDKRARGPE
- the SLC46A1 gene encoding proton-coupled folate transporter isoform X2; the encoded protein is MEGRASPPSAPRTRSVTAALCRGPVEPLVFLANFALVLQGPLTTQYLWHRFSADLGYNGTRDRGGCGNHSANPTMQRVETLTSHWTLYMNLGGFLVGLFSSTLLGAWSDRVGRRPLLVLSSLGLLAQVVVSIFVVQLELHVGFFVLGRILCAFLGDFGGLLAASFASVADVSSRRSRTFRMAVLEACIGVAGMLASLLGGHWLRAQGYTNPFWLALALLIAMALYAAFCFGETLKEPEPARLFTLRHHRSIIQLYAVPSPQKSRKQLALYSLSIFVVLAVHFGAQDILTLYELSSPLCWDSRLIGYGSAAQQLPYLTSLLGLRLLQCCLTDSWVAEIGLAFNIVGMVVFAFATVTPLMFTGYGLLFLSLVITPIIRAKLSRLVSESEQGALFSAVACVNNLAMLTASGIFNSLYPATLNFMKGFPFLLGAGLLLIPATLIGILEKASSRLEFQQFPQSPELPGPEDKRARGPE